A stretch of the Staphylococcus sp. NRL 16/872 genome encodes the following:
- a CDS encoding XkdX family protein yields the protein MKLFPLEKVKQAVTVKWITEDEYKEITGLDYEPLAE from the coding sequence ATGAAATTATTTCCACTCGAAAAAGTAAAACAAGCCGTCACAGTAAAATGGATAACTGAAGATGAATATAAAGAAATTACTGGTTTAGATTACGAACCACTAGCTGAATAG
- a CDS encoding glucosaminidase domain-containing protein, which produces MGLPNPKKRKPTASEVAAWAKASIGKRIDLPGSGGGPQCWDLPNYIFERYWGFRTWGNAVDMAYYKYPKGFRFIKNTPDFVPLPGDIAVWHPGNGIGWAGHTGIVVGPSNKKTFRCVDQNWVHKEYPPNYNWGSAAAYVTHSYTSVTGFVRPAYQKEVRKTGTKHETNKPKTPTNVKPEVKPQDSSKDVTSTGEAKKPHFKEIKKVQYTDFQYSLDKELEYNDHLIVDDGNLMTKPKGIYIKECPHLRDVEELYLQRNRFVSKDEYPHVYIDREQIWTPRPPDTEAPSHPGWLVLEVCGAQTESKRQFMLNQLQALIYGVWLMSWSKIKLSESTIKADPNIWRSMKDLIDYDMIKNGIPDGSKYKEVESKIIEMYLKKDDLLKEKIVTTTSAKIIKIKSDKEVKTAKPTVSTPATSTSKKPTPPKQTKAKVTVEKSGFTFAQALNLQMNRGYPQKSNGYSWYFPSRSAVSAAMNPTSIWNSASQRYQMLNLGKYQGISVSKLNVILKGRGTLSGQGKAFADGCKKYNINEIYLIAHALLESGNGKSNFASGRYGMYNYFGIGAYDNNPNNAIAFAKNRGWTTPAKAIIGGAKFVRQDYINKGQNTLYRMRWNPKNPATHQYATDIRWCEHQASTIYSYYKKIGLKGLYFIQDKYR; this is translated from the coding sequence ATGGGACTACCAAACCCGAAAAAACGAAAACCTACAGCGTCAGAGGTTGCAGCATGGGCAAAAGCAAGTATAGGAAAAAGAATAGATTTGCCTGGCTCTGGAGGAGGACCACAATGTTGGGACTTGCCTAATTATATATTTGAAAGATATTGGGGTTTTAGAACATGGGGTAATGCAGTTGATATGGCTTATTACAAATATCCTAAAGGTTTCAGGTTTATCAAAAATACGCCTGATTTTGTTCCTTTGCCTGGAGATATCGCAGTTTGGCATCCTGGTAACGGCATCGGATGGGCAGGGCATACAGGTATTGTAGTAGGCCCTAGTAATAAAAAAACATTTAGATGCGTGGATCAAAATTGGGTACATAAAGAATACCCACCAAACTACAACTGGGGAAGTGCCGCAGCATATGTAACACATAGCTATACAAGTGTAACAGGTTTTGTGCGTCCAGCTTACCAAAAAGAAGTTAGAAAGACTGGAACTAAACACGAAACAAACAAACCCAAAACACCAACAAATGTTAAACCAGAAGTTAAGCCACAAGATAGTTCTAAAGATGTTACGTCAACTGGCGAGGCTAAAAAGCCTCACTTCAAAGAAATTAAAAAAGTCCAATACACCGACTTTCAATACTCTCTAGATAAAGAGTTAGAATATAACGACCATTTAATAGTGGATGACGGTAATTTGATGACCAAGCCTAAAGGTATATACATCAAAGAGTGTCCTCATTTGAGAGATGTCGAAGAATTGTATCTACAACGTAATCGGTTTGTTAGCAAAGATGAATATCCACACGTTTATATTGACCGTGAACAAATATGGACCCCTAGACCACCTGATACAGAGGCACCCTCACATCCAGGTTGGTTAGTGTTAGAAGTTTGTGGCGCGCAAACAGAAAGTAAACGTCAATTCATGCTAAATCAATTACAAGCACTTATATATGGTGTGTGGTTAATGAGTTGGTCAAAAATCAAATTGTCTGAAAGTACAATCAAAGCAGACCCTAACATTTGGCGTTCGATGAAAGATTTAATCGACTACGATATGATTAAAAACGGCATTCCTGACGGAAGCAAGTACAAAGAAGTCGAAAGTAAAATCATTGAGATGTATCTTAAAAAAGATGACCTGTTGAAAGAGAAAATTGTAACAACAACAAGTGCAAAAATAATCAAAATTAAATCCGATAAAGAGGTTAAAACAGCTAAACCAACAGTTTCAACGCCAGCTACCTCTACAAGTAAAAAACCTACGCCACCAAAACAAACTAAAGCTAAAGTCACAGTAGAGAAGAGTGGTTTTACATTTGCTCAAGCACTCAACTTACAAATGAATAGAGGGTATCCACAAAAAAGTAATGGTTATTCATGGTACTTCCCTAGCCGTTCAGCTGTAAGTGCAGCGATGAACCCTACAAGTATATGGAACAGCGCATCGCAACGGTACCAAATGCTTAATTTAGGTAAGTATCAAGGTATTAGCGTGTCGAAATTGAACGTTATCTTAAAAGGGCGCGGAACGTTATCAGGTCAAGGTAAGGCGTTCGCAGACGGTTGTAAAAAATATAACATCAACGAGATATATTTGATTGCTCATGCGTTGCTAGAAAGTGGCAATGGTAAAAGTAATTTTGCTAGTGGTCGTTATGGTATGTACAACTACTTTGGAATAGGCGCGTATGATAACAACCCTAACAACGCGATAGCTTTCGCTAAAAATCGTGGCTGGACGACACCGGCAAAAGCGATTATCGGTGGTGCTAAATTTGTTAGACAAGATTATATCAACAAAGGTCAAAACACACTATATCGTATGCGTTGGAACCCTAAAAACCCAGCTACGCATCAATATGCAACGGATATACGTTGGTGTGAACATCAAGCAAGTACAATTTATAGTTATTACAAAAAGATAGGTTTAAAAGGTTTGTACTTTATACAAGATAAATATAGATAA